Proteins from one Candidatus Aegiribacteria sp. genomic window:
- the asnB gene encoding asparagine synthase (glutamine-hydrolyzing), which yields MCGIAGIMNLHGKGFEYQELAIMADTLSHRGPDGEGFALLSEKFQECRFCSAYELANQKGGAYCGFAHRRLSIIDLSDDGIQPMSYDDGRLWITFNGEIFNYIELRKELETLGRHFHTATDTEVLIQAYEEWGIDCLHKFNGMWAFAIWDLHKQRLFISRDRFGIKPLYYVKYGDKFAFASEPKALLKLPWVKKIPHEKAIADYLVHSREDCFRWTFFEGIKQIEPGHFLLIPFGTTEIPDQKRWWNIENTLPSGELSDNEAAEIFHDLFESSVRLRLRSDVPVGTCLSGGLDSSAVVCAARPWLSPENQKSYSAVYNSTFELDETTYIDEIVKDTGIKNFRVFPDSEGLIEDIEQLIYVQDEPFGSTSQYAQYKVFQLARETGTTVTLDGQGADEELAGYHYFFPVHFAGYLRRLRFVKFISEFNAYRNKTGAEFSTSMFSTMAGLLSHRSMIRLANRYDKGRGISWVNQRIVQNARSIEAPQVHEFGDWLNRRLYEIFSVSGLPALLRYEDRNSMACSIEARLPFMDHRLVSFIFSLPADQKIRKGMTKHVMRGALKGIVPERIRTRTDKIGFATPENNWFAQEPMLSYIKQIMNSRITRNRGLIDCDKFSELLNANTEGKINGGRAIWRAVNIELWFRKFID from the coding sequence ATGTGCGGAATAGCGGGGATAATGAATTTGCATGGGAAAGGTTTCGAATATCAGGAACTCGCGATTATGGCAGATACTCTTTCCCATCGCGGCCCCGATGGCGAAGGCTTTGCGCTGCTCTCGGAGAAATTTCAGGAATGCAGGTTTTGTTCAGCTTATGAGTTAGCAAATCAAAAAGGCGGCGCATATTGTGGTTTTGCTCATCGAAGACTTTCGATTATTGATCTTTCTGATGACGGTATTCAACCGATGTCTTACGATGATGGAAGATTGTGGATTACATTTAACGGTGAGATCTTTAACTATATCGAGTTGCGAAAGGAACTTGAAACACTTGGCAGGCATTTTCATACCGCAACCGATACGGAAGTTCTGATTCAGGCATATGAAGAATGGGGAATAGATTGCCTGCATAAGTTCAACGGTATGTGGGCATTTGCAATCTGGGATCTGCATAAACAAAGGCTGTTTATCAGTCGTGACAGGTTCGGGATTAAACCACTTTACTACGTTAAATATGGTGACAAATTCGCATTCGCCTCAGAACCCAAGGCGCTGCTGAAACTCCCATGGGTTAAAAAGATTCCACACGAAAAAGCAATTGCTGATTATCTGGTTCATTCCCGTGAGGATTGTTTCAGGTGGACATTTTTTGAAGGGATAAAACAAATAGAGCCTGGGCATTTTCTTTTAATTCCTTTCGGAACCACTGAAATTCCGGACCAGAAAAGATGGTGGAATATTGAAAATACTCTGCCATCGGGAGAACTGAGTGATAACGAAGCAGCGGAAATATTTCATGACCTTTTTGAATCGTCAGTCCGCCTTAGATTGAGAAGCGATGTTCCTGTGGGAACCTGCCTTTCAGGTGGACTGGATAGCTCGGCTGTGGTTTGTGCTGCCCGTCCATGGCTATCGCCTGAAAATCAGAAATCATATTCCGCTGTCTATAATTCCACATTCGAATTGGACGAAACAACTTATATCGATGAAATAGTAAAAGATACAGGGATTAAGAATTTCCGTGTCTTTCCCGACAGCGAAGGTCTTATTGAGGATATTGAACAACTGATATACGTTCAGGATGAGCCATTCGGTTCAACAAGTCAATACGCGCAATACAAAGTATTCCAATTAGCCCGCGAGACTGGAACAACGGTTACACTGGACGGTCAGGGCGCTGACGAGGAATTGGCCGGGTATCATTATTTTTTCCCTGTGCATTTTGCAGGTTATCTGCGGAGACTCCGCTTTGTAAAATTCATCAGTGAATTTAATGCTTACCGCAATAAAACAGGTGCTGAATTCAGTACATCAATGTTTTCCACGATGGCGGGACTATTGAGTCACCGTTCAATGATCCGCCTGGCAAATCGTTACGATAAGGGTCGAGGGATAAGCTGGGTAAATCAGCGGATTGTTCAGAATGCGCGATCGATCGAGGCTCCGCAAGTTCATGAATTTGGGGATTGGCTCAACAGAAGATTATACGAAATATTTTCTGTTTCAGGACTTCCCGCACTTTTGAGATATGAGGACAGAAACTCGATGGCATGTTCGATAGAAGCCCGCCTCCCTTTCATGGACCATAGATTAGTGTCATTCATATTTTCACTTCCTGCAGACCAGAAAATCCGCAAAGGTATGACGAAACATGTTATGAGAGGCGCATTGAAAGGGATAGTACCGGAAAGGATACGCACGAGAACAGATAAGATCGGTTTTGCGACACCTGAGAATAATTGGTTTGCTCAGGAACCCATGCTGTCATATATAAAACAGATAATGAATTCCAGAATAACAAGGAATCGTGGCCTGATTGATTGTGACAAATTCAGTGAACTGCTTAATGCCAATACGGAAGGTAAAATTAACGGTGGAAGAGCGATCTGGCGTGCTGTCAATATTGAACTGTGGTTTAGAAAATTCATCGACTGA